A DNA window from Vigna angularis cultivar LongXiaoDou No.4 chromosome 1, ASM1680809v1, whole genome shotgun sequence contains the following coding sequences:
- the LOC108322392 gene encoding uncharacterized protein LOC108322392, translating to MSKVFSDILADKLSKLNRSQKCIETLSHWCIFHWSEAKLVVETWNKQFQNSEKVHRVPLLYLANDIIQNSKCKGDEFVTEFWEVLPAALKDVFEKGDDQEKHAASRLVNIWEERKVFESNTKILKKSIFGEEAPPQLEFNKKRSRSVRIVKKDSRSIKTKLSIGGTAEKIVSAFHTVLNEHSNEDLEMSKCKSAVQRVRKMEKNVDIACSIVKDPKRKTLSKELVEEENILKKCIENLKVVEASRAELVTQLKEALLEQESELENVRTQIQVAQAQVEEASNMRKRLDEDSSYKASTATSSVTDVNIKSEPATKKSAAAIAAEVADKLAASSSSQFIMTSVLSSFAAEESMSKPEKSIPISDPNVFMSSQQLIATSNHSYPPAMVPQPTLQNPTATSQSQYQLLGNSSSHHYLQSTGGVISPYGYGGVPPLPLGPPPPHMVGPMVPLTHQTMQISQQQPAPIAPHQPIKLTQQAPAPPSFRPLQPPGMVYYGNHQHSI from the exons ATGAGTAAAGTCTTCTCCGATATACTCGCGGACAAGCTGTCCAAGCTCAATAGAAGCCAGAAGTGCATTGAAA cGTTATCACATTGGTGTATATTTCACTGGAGCGAGGCAAAGCTGGTAGTGGAAACATGGAATAAGCaatttcaaaattcagaaaAGGTTCATCGAGTCCCCCTTCTGTATCTTGCAAATGATATTATTCAGAACAGCAAATGTAAAGGAGATGAGTTTGTGACCGAGTTTTGGGAAGTTCTTCCCGCAGCACTTAAGGATGTTTTTGAGAAAGGTGATGATCAAGAAAAGCATGCAGCATCTAGACTG GTTAATATATGGGAAGAGAGGAAAGTGTTTGAATCTAATACTAAGATCcttaaaaaatctatatttgGAGAAGAAGCACCTCCACAGTTGGAATTCAACAAAAAGCGATCCCGATCTGTCAGAATCGTGAAAAAGGATTCTCGTTCCATTAAAACG AAATTGTCCATTGGAGGTACAGCAGAAAAAATAGTCTCAGCTTTCCATACAGTGCTTAATGAACATTCCAATGAAGATTTAGAGATGAGTAAATGCAAGTCAGCTGTTCAACGTGTGAGGAAGATGgaaaaaaatgttgatattGCATGTTCTATTG taaAGGATCCTAAGCGAAAAACTTTGTCTAAGGAATTGGTGGaggaagaaaatattttgaaaaaatgcaTAGAAAATCTCAAAGTAGTTGAAGCAAGTAGAGCAGAACTTGTAACGCAGTTAAAGGAAGCTTTGCTTGAGCAG GAATCCGAGCTGGAGAATGTTCGGACACAGATTCAG GTAGCACAAGCACAAGTAGAAGAGGCTAGCAACATGCGGAAGCGACTTGATGAAGATTCTTCATATAAAGCTTCAACTGCAACGTCTTCTGTTACTGATGTGAATATAAAATCGGAACCAGCGACTAAAAAGTCAGCCGCAGCAATTGCAGCTGAGGTTGCAGATAAGCTAGCTGCTTCTTCATCATCTCAGTTTATCATGACTTCTGTTCTCTCTTCATTTGCAGCAGAAGAGTCCATGTCAAAACCTGAGAAGTCAATACCTATATCAGATCCAAATGTTTTTATGTCTTCACAACAGTTAATTGCCACATCAAATCATTCATATCCACCGGCTATGGTACCTCAACCCACCTTGCAGAATCCAACCGCCACTTCACAGAGTCAATATCAATTGCTTGGCAATTCATCCTCCCACCATTATTTGCAATCAACTGGAGGGGTTATTTCTCCATATGGTTATGGTGGCGTCCCTCCTCTACCACTGGGACCACCCCCACCTCATATGGTGGGTCCAATGGTGCCTCTGACCCATCAGACAATGCAAATAAGTCAGCAGCAGCCAGCACCGATAGCTCCACATCAACCAATAAAATTGACTCAGCAAGCCCCAGCACCTCCTAGTTTTCGACCACTTCAACCGCCGGGAATGGTGTACTATGGAAATCATCAGCATTCTATATGA
- the LOC108336935 gene encoding E3 ubiquitin-protein ligase RHA2B, giving the protein MTRSVCEFLYELYAKTIVLVTYMLIQLILIIRYLKSNTPAISTTQYLSFIEEKNPAIRYTTRLKAEHIDCRVCLSEFQEGEKVRNLNCRHTFHKDCLDQWLQQYCATCPLCRHKVLPDHVVANYNLLQNQVQEEEEDYDGNDHQLIFFLSALRGGSTWHTYL; this is encoded by the coding sequence ATGACAAGGTCTGTGTGTGAGTTCTTGTATGAGCTCTACGCCAAGACAATAGTCCTTGTAACATACATGCTAATACAACTTATCCTTATCATACGCTACCTTAAGTCAAACACACCTGCAATATCAACCACCCAATACCTCAGTTTCATCGAAGAGAAGAACCCCGCCATTCGTTACACCACAAGACTCAAGGCAGAGCACATAGACTGCAGAGTTTGTCTCTCTGAATTCCAGGAAGGGGAGAAGGTCAGGAACCTCAACTGCAGACACACTTTTCACAAGGATTGCTTGGACCAGTGGTTGCAGCAATACTGTGCTACTTGCCCACTTTGCAGGCACAAGGTCTTGCCAGATCATGTTGTCGCCAACTACAACCTCCTTCAAAATCAggtacaagaagaagaagaagactaCGATGGCAATGATCACCAACTCATCTTTTTCTTATCTGCATTAAGGGGTGGTAGCACTTGGCACACATATCTCTGA
- the LOC108333213 gene encoding uncharacterized protein LOC108333213, with product MGNNRQRRFKTHRGQSSRHQQLLVEDDCQSSFPVENDEGEEEEEELTEPKIKLAMWDFGQCDAKRCTGRKLSRFGMLKELRVSNGFGGVVLSPAGNQCVSREDYSIIQTKGLAVVDCSWARLDDVPFVRLRCAAPRLLPWLVAANPVNYGRPCQLSCVEALSAALTICGEEKTANLLLGKFKWGHAFMSLNGELLRAYSKCQNSAEIISVQNAWLSQERQVPRAPTDGQVATLEGEDKSQNSSDSEDGLPPLEKNMNHLSIVNSDEESE from the exons ATGGGGAATAACAGACAAAGGAGATTCAAAACTCATCGCGGTCAATCAAGTCGACACCAACAGCTCTTAGT AGAGGACGACTGTCAAAGCTCTTTTCCAG TTGAAAATGATGAGggtgaggaagaggaggaggaactCACGGAACCCAAAATAAAGCTTGCAATGTGG GATTTTGGGCAATGCGATGCCAAAAGGTGCACTGGTCGCAAGCTTTCAAGATTTGGCATGCTAAAG GAGTTACGAGTGAGTAATGGTTTTGGAGGCGTTGTTTTAAG TCCTGCTGGAAATCAATGTGTCTCAAGAGAAGATTACTCTATAATCCAGACGAAAGGTTTGGCTGTTGTAGATTGTTCATGGGCCCGTTTAGATGATGTGCCTTTTGTTAGGCTACGGTGTGCTGCTCCTCGCCTCT TGCCATGGCTTGTAGCAGCAAATCCAGTAAATTATGGTCGTCCATGCCAACTATCCTGTGTGGAGGCCTTATCTGCTGCTTTGACAATATG TGGGGAAGAAAAGACAGCAAATTTATTGCTCGGGAAGTTCAAATGGGGTCATGCTTTTATGTCTCTGAATGG GGAATTACTGAGGGCCTACTCCAAATGCCAAAATAGTGCTGAAATTATTTCTGTTCAAAATGCTTGGCTGTCACAAGAGAGACAAGTTCCAAGAGCTCCTACTGATGGTCAAG TTGCGACACTAGAAGGTGAGGATAAAAGTCAGAACTCTTCTGATTCTGAAGATGGGCTTCCACCTCTTGAAAAGAACATGAATCATTTGAGTATAGTCAATAGCGATGAAGAGAGCGAGTAG